One Astatotilapia calliptera chromosome 1, fAstCal1.2, whole genome shotgun sequence DNA segment encodes these proteins:
- the LOC113023839 gene encoding ribonuclease P protein subunit p25-like, producing the protein MFTACGVVSGQNQYLSRDGMKPHPGLELNRPIQMENGVTSSMCPVYQSQAYNNAGQPGGVNNVSRPVKPAPLPVPPPALKLGQEGFKKVCRTEEDSPCPFPGLSSGVLEMRVKEGSKIRNLMGFAMARMQGEKGVSGVNSSGGGLRQVVFTGSGRAVTKTITCAEIMKRKVGCLHQLTKLRYKVVKEVWESTEGGTSEMTVHRTVPSISILLSKDPLDPQEPGYQPPETLSALWEEREGTEPATASKRSLGPLQYTSFPDCKRVCLGEGASVLPPH; encoded by the coding sequence ATGTTTACGGCGTGTGGAGTGGTCAGTGGCCAGAACCAGTACCTGAGCAGAGATGGCATGAAGCCCCACCCAGGACTGGAGTTGAACAGACCAATCCAAATGGAGAATGGGGTAACTTCAAGCATGTGCCCTGTTTATCAAAGCCAAGCCTATAACAATGCTGGACAGCCAGGTGGGGTTAATAATGTTTCTAGGCCAGTGAAACCAGCACCACTCCCAGTCCCTCCTCCTGCACTCAAATTAGGGCAAGAAGGATTCAAAAAAGTGTGCCGAACTGAGGAGGACAGTCCCTGTCCCTTCCCAGGGCTATCTTCTGGGGTGTTGGAGATGCGCGTTAAGGAAGGAAGCAAGATTCGCAATTTAATGGGATTTGCCATGGCACGGATGCAAGGAGAGAAGGGAGTAAGTGGGGTAAATTCAAGTGGTGGTGGGCTCAGACAAGTGGTTTTTACCGGGTCAGGTCGTGCCGTCACAAAGACCATCACCTGTGCCGAGATCATGAAACGAAAAGTGGGCTGTTTGCACCAGCTGACCAAACTCCGGTATAAGGTTGTAAAAGAAGTGTGGGAGAGTACTGAAGGAGGGACATCCGAGATGACAGTGCACAGGACTGTGCCCTCCATCAGCATCCTTCTTTCCAAAGATCCTCTGGATCCCCAGGAACCAGGCTACCAGCCTCCAGAGACTCTCAGTGCATTGTGGGAAGAAAGAGAGGGTACCGAACCTGCGACAGCATCCAAGAGATCCCTTGGACCTTTGCAATACACCAGTTTCCCTGACTGTAAGAGAGTGTGTTTAGGGGAAGGAGCCTCAGTCCTTCCTCCTCACTGA